In uncultured Trichococcus sp., one DNA window encodes the following:
- a CDS encoding Ada metal-binding domain-containing protein, producing the protein MAADKAEQAVNVEQWQAINERDQRFDGEFYYADRNTHLYCKPSCTSRLPKFNQVCIFSSVEAAEAHGYSPCRRCRPNGKAVTDLEWAGQAERFIHSHYPNPLSVNRIAEACHGPASELQQIFIRIYGVSLMDYLDRVRMDQARYLLIHSRLFIKQIAERVGMATPEEFSRKFKEKEGMAPTAYRRRVRKRDKASQC; encoded by the coding sequence ATGGCGGCGGATAAGGCAGAACAAGCGGTGAATGTGGAGCAATGGCAAGCAATCAATGAACGGGATCAGCGTTTTGATGGAGAATTCTATTACGCGGACAGGAATACGCACTTGTACTGCAAACCGTCCTGTACGTCCCGGCTGCCGAAATTCAACCAGGTCTGCATCTTTTCCTCAGTGGAAGCTGCGGAGGCGCATGGCTACAGCCCATGCCGCAGATGCAGGCCGAACGGTAAGGCAGTTACGGATCTGGAATGGGCCGGGCAAGCTGAACGTTTCATCCACAGCCATTATCCAAACCCGTTGAGCGTGAATCGCATTGCCGAAGCCTGTCATGGTCCTGCATCGGAACTGCAGCAGATTTTCATCCGCATCTACGGCGTTTCCTTGATGGACTACCTTGACCGTGTCCGGATGGATCAAGCGCGCTACTTGCTGATTCACTCGAGACTCTTCATAAAGCAAATAGCCGAGCGAGTCGGGATGGCCACCCCGGAGGAATTTTCCCGCAAATTCAAGGAAAAGGAAGGGATGGCACCGACGGCATACCGCAGGCGCGTGCGCAAACGCGACAAGGCTAGTCAGTGCTGA